A window of Thermus antranikianii DSM 12462 contains these coding sequences:
- a CDS encoding vWA domain-containing protein, translating to MKAIRYSCYEGSLEDLSPEEILSLIEDFLLDSGFSDPFQRYDPDPERQPTLEDLYDALLEALLKNQLVPEDWLREARFADRKEETRLYQAITRMMEKLREAGYIRLPGEDPTNPVQGGYKGEAGEARFELTEKASDFLGLRSLRELLGALGRNPPGLHPTPHYAPGVEKTGETKEWEWGDPLELNVPETLKKAMAKGLRELSHEDLVIDLSEYTASMSTVVLLDCSHSMILYGEDRFTPAKKVALALAHLIRTQYPGDRVRFVLFHDTAEEIPLSRLPLAQVGPYHTNTKAGLELARTLLKKMGGEMRQIILITDGKPSAITLPSGEIYKNAWGLDPVILAETLKEATLARKEGIPIHTFMLAREPELLAFVKKLSQITRGKAYLTHPGNIGRYLLLDFLNKKVRRN from the coding sequence ATGAAGGCCATTCGCTATAGCTGCTACGAGGGAAGCCTCGAGGACCTCTCCCCCGAGGAGATCCTGAGCCTAATCGAGGACTTCCTCCTGGACTCCGGGTTTTCCGATCCCTTCCAGCGCTACGACCCTGACCCCGAGCGCCAGCCCACCCTGGAGGATCTCTACGATGCGCTCCTCGAGGCCCTCCTCAAAAACCAGCTGGTACCGGAGGACTGGCTTAGGGAAGCCCGCTTCGCTGACCGAAAGGAGGAAACCCGGCTCTATCAGGCCATTACCCGCATGATGGAGAAGCTCCGGGAGGCTGGGTATATCCGCCTTCCCGGGGAGGATCCCACCAACCCCGTTCAGGGCGGGTACAAGGGCGAGGCGGGTGAGGCCCGCTTTGAGCTCACGGAAAAGGCCTCGGATTTCCTGGGCTTAAGAAGCCTTAGGGAACTCCTCGGAGCCCTGGGCCGGAACCCTCCCGGGCTCCATCCTACTCCCCACTACGCCCCAGGGGTGGAGAAGACAGGGGAAACCAAGGAATGGGAGTGGGGAGACCCCTTGGAGCTCAATGTGCCGGAAACCCTCAAAAAGGCCATGGCCAAGGGGCTTAGGGAACTTTCCCACGAGGACCTGGTCATCGACCTCTCCGAGTACACGGCCAGCATGAGCACCGTGGTCCTCTTAGATTGCTCCCACTCCATGATCCTTTATGGGGAGGACCGCTTCACCCCTGCCAAGAAGGTGGCCCTGGCCTTGGCCCATCTGATCCGCACCCAATACCCCGGGGACCGGGTGCGTTTCGTCCTCTTCCACGATACCGCGGAGGAAATCCCCCTTTCCCGGCTTCCCCTGGCCCAGGTGGGCCCTTACCACACCAACACCAAGGCGGGGCTGGAGTTGGCCAGGACCCTCTTGAAGAAGATGGGCGGGGAGATGCGGCAGATCATCCTCATCACCGACGGCAAGCCCTCGGCCATCACCCTTCCCAGCGGGGAGATCTACAAAAACGCCTGGGGCCTCGATCCCGTGATCCTGGCGGAAACCCTAAAGGAAGCCACCCTAGCCCGCAAGGAAGGCATCCCCATCCACACCTTCATGCTGGCCCGGGAACCCGAGCTCCTGG
- a CDS encoding HI0074 family nucleotidyltransferase substrate-binding subunit — protein sequence MGRVLERLEVARRALRTLEEVAYLEEPSPLERDAAIQRFEYTFETFWKALQAFLREREGLEVASPKRAFRLAHETGLMAEEEARLALAMADDRNLTVHTYNEVLAQAIFRRLRSYAELMGRVLRRMDEGHSL from the coding sequence ATGGGCCGAGTTTTAGAACGCCTTGAGGTAGCCAGACGGGCCCTCAGGACGCTGGAGGAGGTAGCCTACCTGGAGGAGCCGAGCCCCCTGGAGCGGGATGCCGCCATCCAGCGGTTTGAGTACACCTTTGAGACCTTCTGGAAGGCACTCCAAGCCTTCTTGCGGGAAAGGGAGGGTCTGGAGGTGGCAAGCCCCAAGCGGGCCTTCCGCCTGGCCCACGAAACCGGCCTTATGGCGGAGGAAGAAGCCCGCCTGGCCCTGGCCATGGCCGATGACCGCAACTTAACGGTGCACACCTACAACGAGGTCTTGGCCCAAGCCATCTTTCGTAGGCTGAGAAGCTACGCGGAGCTTATGGGCCGGGTGCTGAGGAGGATGGATGAAGGCCATTCGCTATAG
- a CDS encoding nucleotidyltransferase domain-containing protein — protein MATSLERDKEAVLQALAPYLQGRGVKLILYGSYARQEAGRGSDLDLALLGPKPLGELLPLLREALEEAPVLRRVDLVDLGEVDPTFRERVLREGVVWAEF, from the coding sequence ATGGCAACTAGCCTGGAGCGGGATAAGGAGGCGGTGCTCCAAGCCCTGGCGCCCTACCTCCAGGGGCGAGGGGTAAAGCTTATCCTCTACGGCTCCTACGCCCGGCAAGAGGCAGGGCGGGGTTCGGACCTGGACCTGGCCCTCCTCGGGCCCAAGCCTCTTGGGGAGCTTCTTCCCCTTCTCAGGGAGGCCCTCGAGGAGGCCCCCGTGCTGAGGCGGGTGGACCTGGTGGACCTAGGGGAGGTGGACCCCACCTTCCGGGAAAGGGTCCTGAGGGAGGGAGTGGTATGGGCCGAGTTTTAG